In one window of Arachis ipaensis cultivar K30076 chromosome B06, Araip1.1, whole genome shotgun sequence DNA:
- the LOC107648118 gene encoding two-component response regulator ARR22-like, with amino-acid sequence MTSRNLSTQLRALVVDDNMINRKIHQKMLNGLGVECMGVANGKEAVDVHGYGQSFDLILMDKDMPIMNGIEATKKLRSMGICSMIVGVSSRSMDVEIREFMEAGLNDYHEKPLTTAKLASIIHHIINTK; translated from the exons ATGACAAGTCGAAATTTATCGACCCAATTAAGAGCTCTTGTCGTAGATGACAACATGATCAACCGAAAGATTCATCAAAAGATGTTGAATGGTTTGGGAGTGGAATGCATGGGAGTAGCAAATGGAAAAGAAGCTGTAGATGTTCACGGTTATGGTCAAAGCTTTGACCTCATTCTTATGGACAAGGATATGCCCATCATGAATGGCATTGAG GCAACAAAAAAGCTTCGGTCAATGGGCATTTGCAGCATGATTGTTGGTGTGTCATCACGTTCAATGGACGTGGAAATAAGAGAATTTATGGAAGCTGGCTTAAATGATTACCATGAGAAACCATTGACAACTGCTAAGCTTGCTTCCATTATTCATCATATCATCAACACCAAATAA